From a region of the Canis lupus dingo isolate Sandy chromosome 5, ASM325472v2, whole genome shotgun sequence genome:
- the CHST6 gene encoding carbohydrate sulfotransferase 6: MWLPRISSTAVTVLLLAQTGILLFLVSWPRPPSPASGKERVHVLVLSSWRSGSSFVGQLFSQHPDVFYLMEPGWHVWTTLSQASAPALHMAVRDVVRSVFLCDMDVFDAYLPWRRNLSDLFQYAVSRALCSPPACSAFPRGAISSEAVCKPLCARQPFRVAQEACRAYSHVVLKEVRFFNLQVLYSLLRDPALNLRIVHLVRDPRAVLRSREQTAKALARDNGIVLGTNGTWVEADPGLRVVREVCRSHVRIAEAATQKPPPFLQGRYRLVRFEDLARAPLPEIRALYAFAGLSLTPQLEAWMHNITHGSGPGARREAFKTSSRDAVNVSQAWRHTLPFAKIRRVQDLCAGALQLLGYRPVFSEKEQRDLTLDLVLPRGPSSFSWASSTDTHPGP; the protein is encoded by the coding sequence ATGTGGCTGCCGCGCATCTCCAGCACGGCGGTGACCGTGCTCCTGCTGGCGCAGACGGGCATCCTGCTCTTCCTGGTCTCCTGGCCCAGGCCGCCGTCGCCCGCGAGCGGCAAAGAGCGGGTGCACGTGCTGGTGCTGTCCTCGTGGCGCTCGGGCTCGTCCTTCGTGGGCCAGCTCTTCAGCCAGCACCCCGACGTCTTCTACCTGATGGAGCCCGGGTGGCACGTGTGGACCACCCTGTCCCAGGCGAGCGCGCCGGCGCTGCACATGGCCGTGCGCGACGTGGTGCGCTCCGTCTTCCTGTGCGACATGGACGTGTTCGACGCCTACCTGCCGTGGCGCCGCAACCTGTCGGACCTCTTCCAGTACGCCGTGAGCCGCGCGCTGTGCTCGCCGCCCGCCTGCAGCGCCTTCCCGCGCGGCGCCATCAGCAGCGAGGCGGTGTGCAAGCCGCTGTGCGCGCGGCAGCCCTTCCGCGTGGCCCAGGAGGCCTGCCGCGCCTACAGCCACGTGGTGCTCAAGGAGGTGCGCTTCTTCAACCTGCAGGTGCTCTACTCGCTGCTGCGGGACCCCGCGCTCAACCTGCGCATCGTGCACCTGGTGCGCGACCCGCGGGCCGTGCTGCGCTCGCGCGAGCAGACCGCCAAGGCGCTGGCGCGCGACAACGGCATCGTGCTGGGCACCAACGGCACGTGGGTGGAGGCCGACCCGGGCCTGCGCGTGGTGCGCGAGGTGTGCCGCAGCCACGTGCGCATCGCCGAGGCCGCCACGCAGAAGCCGCCGCCCTTCCTGCAGGGCCGCTACCGCCTGGTGCGTTTCGAGGATCTGGCGCGGGCGCCGCTGCCTGAGATCCGCGCGCTCTACGCCTTCGCGGGCCTGAGCCTCACGCCGCAGCTCGAGGCCTGGATGCACAACATCACGCACGGGTCTGGGCCTGGCGCGCGCCGCGAGGCCTTCAAGACCTCGTCGAGGGACGCGGTCAACGTCTCGCAGGCCTGGCGCCACACACTGCCCTTCGCCAAGATCCGCCGGGTGCAGGATCTGTGTGCCGGAGCGCTGCAGCTGCTGGGCTACCGGCCCGTGTTCTCGGAGAAGGAGCAGCGCGACCTCACCCTGGACCTGGTGCTGCCGCGCGGCCCTAGCAGCTTCAGCTGGGCCTCATCCACAGACACGCACCCTGGACCTTAG